One genomic region from Synechococcales cyanobacterium T60_A2020_003 encodes:
- a CDS encoding LON peptidase substrate-binding domain-containing protein — MASSSSVAVQELPLFPLPEVVLFPDRPLHLHIFEFRYRIMMNTILQGDRRFGVLMIDPSTGKVSDVGCCAEVIHCQRLPDDRMYIKTLGQQRFRVLDYVREKPYRVGRVEWIEDQPEDRDLRSLSTEVDQLLQDVVRLSAKLTGQDIQLPNDIPDLPIELSYWVADNLYGVAMEKQALLEMQSTSARLEREAEILTSTRNQLAARTVLKDALS; from the coding sequence ATGGCTTCTTCTTCTTCAGTGGCAGTTCAGGAACTTCCTCTATTTCCTTTACCGGAAGTTGTTTTGTTCCCAGACCGACCTCTCCATCTCCATATTTTCGAGTTCCGCTACCGGATCATGATGAATACCATCCTCCAGGGCGATCGCCGCTTTGGGGTCTTGATGATTGATCCCAGCACTGGAAAGGTGTCCGATGTGGGATGCTGTGCGGAGGTGATTCACTGTCAGCGACTGCCAGACGACCGAATGTACATTAAAACTCTGGGGCAGCAGCGCTTCCGAGTTTTAGACTATGTGCGCGAAAAGCCCTATCGGGTCGGACGAGTGGAGTGGATTGAGGATCAGCCAGAAGACCGAGATCTGCGATCGCTTTCTACCGAAGTGGATCAACTTTTACAGGATGTCGTTCGCCTCTCCGCCAAGCTGACTGGGCAAGACATCCAGTTACCTAACGATATTCCCGATCTGCCCATCGAGCTCTCCTACTGGGTGGCTGACAATCTGTATGGGGTGGCGATGGAAAAGCAGGCGTTGCTGGAAATGCAGAGCACCTCGGCCCGGTTGGAGCGAGAAGCCGAAATTCTAACCTCAACTCGGAATCAGCTTGCAGCCCGTACCGTTCTTAAGGATGCGTTGAGTTAG